The genome window TTATTATTAGAGGATTTTTGAGTGAAACGAGACAGATTTTTATAAAATAGCAGTGCTGTTCTGTAAAAATTTAACGAAATTGCAGCCAAAAATCGTCATAAGAGAGCCAATAAATAAAACTGAAACGGGCTCTTACCAGCTCTTCATTTTTTAGTCAAAAAAGTTTATCAATTAGTGTGATTTCTATAGCTGTAAATTACTGTTAAAATGAATATGACTATTCTTAACTAATACCAAACAGATCGAATTAGCCACTGATTTTAAAAAATAGTACTGAAATCTGTGAGAATCTGTGTAATCAGTGGCGAAAAAACACATGGTATTATTTGCGGGCAGTCATAAAAAGGAATACAAATTATTTGCAAAAAAAAAATTAACTTTAATTAAATATAAATCCCTATTACTGGCAATACAATAATTGATTTACATCATTAATATATCCTATTTACAAAAGTGGAAAAAAATAATCAAAACCCTATAATAATAAATAATGAATGCTGTTTTAAAATAAACATATAAAGTTGCAGTCTTCTGACAATAAAAAATGACACACAATTAATTGAAATATTATGAAAAATTATTCAAAAAAAATAGCACCGCTTTTGATTCTGTTTTTAGTATTAAGTTCTTCTTTATGGGGGCAGTCTTCGTCTATTTTTAAGAAACAGGATTCGTATCAAACTCTTTCAAAAATGTGGGAATTAGAACCAGACAGTACAAGTGAGACCTTTTTGTTTACCGCATATAAGCCAATTTATATTATGCCGTTCCGGTTTTCCAGCCATAGAAGAGAAGTTCCGTTTGAAGTAGCTCCGGATGATATTCCTGCAGCTGAGGAAGTTCAGTTACAAAATGTAGAAGCTGCCATGCAGTTTAGTTTCAAGACCAAATTAGCGCAAAGAATCTTTGGTGAAGGAGCTTTATGGTTGGGCTATACTCAAAAATCGTATTGGCAGGTTTATAATGTAGAATACTCAAGACCATTTAGGGAAACCAATTATGAACCCGAGATTATTTTTAACTATCCTGTCACAATTAATTTTTTAAAACTAAAGATGCTTGGCTTTGGATTTAACCATCAGTCAAATGGAAGAGAAGGGCATAAATTTACGAGAAGCTGGAACCGATTTATCCTGCAATCGGGTTTTGAAGATAAAAATTGGAGCTTGCTTATCAGAACATGGTTTGCAATGGAAACTAATGAAAATCCCGATGTCGAAAATTATATGGGCAGAGCTGATGCCGCCTTTAACTATAGACTAAAAAAACATTTGCTGACATTAAAAGCACAGCATTCTTTGCGATTTGGTGACAATAATCATGGCAGTATTGAGTTTGATTGGGCTTTTCCTATATATGGAAACTTAAAAGGGTATGGTCAGTTTTTTCACGGATATGGCGATGCAATGATTGATTATAATCAGATTCATACCATTGCAGGAATTGGGATTGTATTTGCGGGAACTTTATAAAATGATAAAATGTTGAAGAATGCTGCTTGGAAAAATGTAGTTTTAAGCTTTAAACCTGAAAAATATTTTACTGTTAAACTTTGAATTAATTTTACTTTTAGAGCCTGTTTAAATTTTATTTTTGAGATTTATTATTAGAGGATTTTTGAGTGAAACAAGGCAAATTTTTATAAAATAGCAGAGCTATTGTATGAAAATTTAACGAAGTTGTAACCAAAAATCATCATAAGAGAGCCAATAAATAAAACTTAAATAGGCTCTTACTGCACTTTTTTTTAGTAAACAAAAAAGGCTGTCCGAAAAGACAACCTTTAATGACTAATTAAATATAAAAAAAAGTATTCAAATTTATTTACTCTCCAGATTAACTTCAGGATTCATAATTACTTCAACACTGCTGGAACTATCCAAAACCTGCTTACTAAACTGCTGAATAGTTTTCTGATTAATTTTAGAAATTAAATTTTTATATTCTTCATCCTGTAAAAACGGAATTTGATTTAAGCTGTTGTTATAAATTGTACTATTCCAAAATGAATTGGTTTTAAGCGATTCTTCCCTGTTTTTTAAAAGTGCTTTTTTGATGTCTTCCAGATCATTCGCATTAACCGGAATCGTTTTTAAATCATTTAATTCTTTCCTGATAATTTCCATTAATTTTTCCTGTTTTTCAGGATTACAGTCAAAAGTCAGTGCAAGGCTAAAAGTTGGTGTAGGAATCTGTTCTAAAGTTCCGCCAACGTTTACGCCATAACTACCGCCTTCTTCTTCGCGGATGGTCTGTAAAAAACGCTTCGATAATAATTCGCCGATAATGTACATGCTCATAGCATTTTCTTTACTGTACTCCGTTTTGCCTGTTAGGTTTAAATAAACAGTTGTCTTAGGAACTTCCATTGGACGGGTGAAATGCACCACTGTCTTTCCTTTTTTGGGTTCAATATGATGATCAGCAAAATTTTCTTTTAGAGCTGGATTTGATTTTAGGTTTCCAATGTATTTCTGAATTAATTCTAATCCGGATTCTGGAATATTCCCGACAAAAATAAACGTGAAGTCAGCTGTGTTTTTAAATCGGTCGCGGTATATGTTTTCCGCTTTTTTCAGATCAATCGTTTCTAGAAATTTATCGTTGAATAAAAAAGTTCTTGGGTTATTATTTGAATTTGCTAAATCAACAGCATCTTTAAAAGCGCTTCCATTATCTTTTTTGATGGTTTCTAAACGATTTTTATATTGCTCTTTTAGAATATTAAAGATGTTCGCATCAAAGCGTGGTGCTTCAAAAGAGAGATAAAGCAATTGCAGCATGGTTTCAAAATCGGCTTTGTTTGAACTTCCCTGAAAGCCTTGTGTGTTTTCACCAATAAAAGGGGCAGACTGCGCCACTTTTCCGGTTAGTTTTTCTTTTAAACCAATGTTGTCAAAATTACCGAGTCCGGAGGATCTTGCCAGTGTTGCAGCAATTTCGGCCGACGCCAGATCTTCTGTTTTGACCAAAGATTTACCGCCTTTTGAAAAAGCAGAGAAAACAATCTGATCTTGAGAATATGTTGTTGGAAGCACAATTACTTTCGCATCATTTTCAAGAACATATCCTTTTGCATCTTTTATGCCAGCTGCATCAAATGTTTTTTTAATAGCGGCAGGTTTTAATTCTTTTTCTATTAAAGGCGTGTTATTTTCTTTTTTGGTGTAAGGTACTAAAGTCATGCTTTCAGTCTTTTTCATCACATTTTCAACAGCTTCTTTAGTCGGAAAATCATTTTTATCCTGATCAGATCCTGTTACCAAAACCACCTGATTGGTTGGTTTTTGAATAGTTTTCGCGTAAGCGTTCAGCTCTTCTAAAGTCATACTTTTGATAATGCCCACAACGAGTTTATAATCATCTTCGGGTGAAAGTGAGGGTTTTGCTTTGAGAAAATAATTAGTCAATTTGTCTGCCCAGCTATCATTATCGACTTTATCTTTATTGCTCAGAAAATCATCATACGAACTGATAAAAAGCTTTTTTGTCTGGTCTAATTCTGCCTGTACAGCTCCAAAACGTCTCAAACGTTCCGCTTCTGTGTAAGCTTCTTCAAAAGCTTCGAGTACTTTTCCTTTTTTTGATAGCGCCGTAATATTAAACGAAGTATTTAGTCTTGAAATTGGTCCAAAATATGTTTTTAAATTCAAACTCGAACCTTGATTTTTTAAGAGTAATTCCTTAAAACGATTATTTAAAATGCTGGTATAAAGAGAATTCATTACGTTCTTACGTGTAACGATACTGTCTTTTATCAAAGGTTCATCCTGAATATATTGTAAAGTAATTGATGTTGATGAAGCTTCTTTATCGGCTGCGGTTACAAAATACAATTCATCGTGTTTCGGGATTTCTGTATATGTTCTCACAGCTGCTTTTTTTGAAAGCGGAATACCTGAGAATATTGTTTTGACTTTTTGTTCCAATACTTTCACATCAATATCACCAACAACGATTACTGCTTGCAAATCTGGTCTGTACCATTTTTTGTAATAGTTTCTAAGTTCTGCATATTTAAAATTATTGATGATGTTCAGATCGCCGATAACATCACGTTTACTGTATTTTGATCCTTTATACAAAACTTGGTCTGTCTGGCTTTTTAAACGGAAACCACTTGTTCTTCTGGTTCTCCATTCTTCCCTGATTACTCCTCTTTCCGCATCAATTTCCGCATCTGTTAAGGAAAGTGATCCGGACCAGTCATGCAAAACCCAAAGAGTAGAATCGATTAATGTCTCATTGGTTACGGGAACATTGCTAATGTTGTAAACGGTTTCGTCCTGAGCAGTATAAGCGTTGATATCTTTTCCAAAACTTACCCCGTTTTTTTCCAGCATTTTAATAATGCCTTTGCCTTTAAAATGTTCCGTTCCATTAAATGCCATGTGCTCCAGAAAATGTGCCAGTCCGTTTTGATTGTCATCTTCTAATATTGCCCCAACATTTTGAACAAAGTAAAAACTTGCTCGGTCTTTAGGTTCTTTGTTGTGTAAAATGTAGTACGTCAATCCGTTTTTAAGCTGGCCTGTTGTGACATTTTTATTAAGAGGGATTGTGGTTTTGAATTGAGAAAATGCACCGTGAAAAGACAGCAGCAGAATCCCAAATAGTATATTTTTTTTATTCATTTTTTTGTTTTTTATCCAATTGATGCCGTTAAAAAGTCAATTAGGGTATTTTTTTGATTGGGGGCAAAAAATAAATTAAATATGATTTCCAACGACACCAAAAGGAAGGTTTTTTATCTTCTGTTTCTTCTGATTAGAATAAATGCACCGCTTAATATAATCAATAAAGGAAACAGTCCGATGAAGACAATTTTACAGATAAAGACCTGATTGGCTGTTATCGTCAGCTTTTTATCAATGTTTTCCGGACGTGTCGTATCAATAGGAAATTGATAATTGCTAAACCAGCTGAAAATATCGGTTACGAACTGAAATGTTCCTGAACCGCCTCGGCCTAATTCGGCATTTCCCATAAAATCAGCATCACCAGCCACAATTATTTTTTGCAATTTTCCATTGATATTTCTAGTTAGTGCTGCAGCTAGAGGAATCGTTGTTACTGAAGGCTGTTTTTTCAGTTCTGGTGAAACTGATGTTATACCTGTCTGTGATTCCCAAGCTGGCTGATTGTTTGTTTTTAAAAGAGGAGTTACTTTAAAACCTTCATTTTTAATGGTTTTTATGCCGCAGCTTCCTAAAAACGGAATAGGATTATTATTCGGATTAGGGGTGAATTTAATTACATTGGGGTCAATATTTTTCTGAAATTCAGTTACTAAATAATCAGGAGAATTGGTTTCGCTTTCTTGAACTAATGCTTGTTTTGTAAAGGTAATTCCTAATTTATCCGTAATTGCAGCCAGTGTCGAATTTGTTTCTGGCTCTGCTAAAATCATTAGATTTTTTCCCTGATCAATGTACTTTGAAATACGGTCTATAGCTCCTTGGCTTAATTCTGTTTTTGGGTCTGCAATAATTAAAATATTGGTCTGATCCGGAATATTCTGTGCATTAATATCTACAGAAGAAACATCAAATCCCTGATTGATTAGAGAATATCTGAAGGTAATTTCGTTAAATCCTGTTTTGTAGTTTTTATCTCCTGTTTTGTCAACGCTGCGTTCCATGTTTCCAGTTGAAAAAACAATTTTTGGAGCAGGAACCACTAAACGTTTTAAGGCTGCAGAGATTTCTTTTTCCATCGGCATTTTAAACAGGTCATCATACATTCTTAAAAATGTTTTCTTTCCATTGTATTCTACCGTTCTTACTACGCGGTTTTGCTCTGGACCTAAGTCAATGATTTTTTTAATTTCTGCAGGCGAATATAACTTGTCGAGTTTGATGCCTTGTGTCTCGATCATTTTTTCGGCAAGCTGTTTGTCATTCAGTCCTGGGTTTTGGGCATATAATGCTGTATTTGTTGAAGTGTCATAGTAGTATACATATTCCATTTGAGTTTGGGGCAAAAAACGGGTATATTGTTCGAAGCTGGCAATATCCTGATTTTGAGAAGCAGGCATTGCCATAAAATAATATAAATCTAGTAGGTTTACATAGGTAGTTATCTTTACTGGTCCTTCAATTTTTTCAACGATTTCCAAACTGTTCTTGGTTAGCGTTCTGCTTTTGGTTCTGGACATATCTTTATAAAGTGTCAGAGGAGCTCTTGAGGTTACATATCCAAGCGATAATACAATAGTGATTAGCAAAGTATATTTTAAAACTCTTTTGGAAGTGGTTTGGGCATCTCTTCCAGTTTGTAATTTATAGATACTTAATACTATGAAAAGACTGCTTACCAATACAAAGTAAAATACATCTTTACTGATAATAAGGCCTTCCAGTATTTCGTTGGCACGGCCGGCGATAGAAAGGAAATAGGTTATGTCTTTTACAAACGCAATATCCTGCCATAATTTGCCAATAAAATTCAACCCTGCTAAAACAACTAGAGTACTAATGGCGGCAACGACCTGATATGAAGTAAGACAAGACATAAAAAGTCCAATGGCGGCGTAGGTGCAAACCAGTAAATACAATCCAATAAGACCTGATATAGCGAATTTTAAATCTAAATTATCGATAGAGAAATAAGCAATAATAACCTGTAATCCTAATATGGACACAAACAGGAAACAGTAAGCAGCAATGGCAAGATACTTTCCTAATACGATGTCTTTAATTTTTATGGGTGATGAAAGCAGCAGTTTTATAGAACCGCTGTTGATTTCACGGCTTATTAAACCCATTGTTAATAAGGGAACATACAGGTATAGGTAATTCTGCATTTCGGTATACAAACCGCTGAACCCTGAAAAAACAACTTGCGACAAATTATCCATACCATTCCCTAATTTCTGCGATTTTTCAAAACGCTCAATTAAGTCGAAGAATTTCCAGCTTGACTGGATCGAAAATATTACCAAAACCACCCATGCGACAGGGGAGTAAAACATAGTGTTAAGTTCTGTTTTAGCAATTCTAAATATTGTTTTCATTTGTTTGTTTTTTAAGAAGGATAGCGTTTTTAGAAGGTGCTTTTTTTGATAACTGAGCAAAAATTTCATCAAGTGATATTTTTTCGAATTGAATCTCACGTAATTTCCAATTGTTGGATACACTTAGGGAAATGATTTTTTCAGCAACTTCCTGCGTTCCGGTAAAAGTAATCTGTACTTTTTTAGAAGAAAGATATACAGCCTGCGTAACTTCAGGAATATCAGTTAAAGCATTAATTGCCGGAGGATTTTCAAAACTGGCTGTTAGTTTATCTGCTTCGATATAATTATTGAAAGCTTCCAGAGAATCTGCAAAAACCATGTGTCCGTTTTCAATCATTCTGATTTCCTGACAAGTAGCCTGAACTTCAGACAAAATGTGTGAAGAGAAAATAACCGCTTTATCTTTAGATATTTTTTTGATTAATTTTCTAACTTCTAAAATCTGGTTAGGATCCAATCCGTTGGTCGGTTCATCTAAAACTACCAGTTTAGGTTCATGAATAATTGCTTGCGCGATACCTACACGCTGACGGTATCCGCCAGAAAGATTTCGGATTAAACGGTTGCTGAAATGAGAAATTCCGCATTGTTCTTTGGCTTTCTCTAAAGCATCTTTTAAATCTTCTTTTTTAACATGACGCAATTCTGCGCAGTGAATTAAATATTCATTTACTGTTAAATCTAAGTGTAAAGGCGGTGTTTGTGGTAAAAAACCAATTAGCTTTTTAGCTTCTACAGGGTTTTCCTTCAGATTAATACCGTCAATAAATATATTACCATGAGTCTGGTTTAAAACGCCGCAAAGAATGTTCATTGTGGTTGATTTCCCTGCTCCGTTTGATCCTAATAAACCTAAGATTTTATTTTCTTTTATTTCAAAACTTATATTTTGTATTGCCCAATCCTTACTGTATTGATGCGACAAGTCCTCAACTCTTACAATTGTTGTTGTTTCCATAGTGTTTTATAAAATTGCAAGAACGTATTTTTACTAAAAATACATTCTTGCGTAATTTATTATTTAATATCCTTGATTTTGAGTTAAGAAAGGATTTGAACGTCTGGCCGATTCCGGGATTGGATATAGGCTGTCTGTAGAGGACCATATTTTTCCAGCTGTAGTACTAAGAACCTGGTCAATTTTTCCAGTTCTTTTTAAATCTAGCCATCTGTGTCCATTTTCTGCAAAAAGTTCGCGTTGTCTTTCCAGAGAAATTAAATCTAATAGTTGAGCAGGATCTGTTAAAGCAGTTGAAGGCAGTAAAGCTCTGTTTCGGATAACATTAATGTCCTGCTGAGCCCCAGTAATATCATTTAATTTTGCTCTGGCTTCGGCTCTAATTAAATAAAGTTCAGCCAATCGAAGTATAGTTGACCGTTCTACAGGGGTGGCAGTATAAGCATTTTTATATTTTATTGGAATTACATACGTCACTCCGCTTACTGTTGTTGTACCTGTCCATTTTGTTTTTCGATCATCACCAGTCTCAAAAAGGGTATTTCCATTTCTAAGCATGTAAGTACCAGTTGTTGTAAATAATACTGAACCTTCATAACTATAAGTAAAATTAAAATAAGGTATTTGTAAAATAGCTTCTTTATTATCTGCAATAAAAGGACTATTAGTACTTGAGAGACCGGTAATCATCTTGTAAGTTCCGGTTTCGTTGATTACAACAGTTGCGTTTGCTGATGCTTCGGTCCATTTTCCTAAATAAAGATTGACTCTTGCTAACAGGGCTTGAGCAGCCCATTTTGTTGCTCTGATACGTAGTGCCGTATAGTTATCATAATTTGCAGGAAGGTCAGCTGATGCCTCTTCTAAGTCCTTAATAATCTGATTGTAAACTTCAGCTTGCGTATTACGCGGCGCCAGTGCAGATATATCTTTATTTGTGCTTAGTACTAAAGGGATGTCGCCCCAAAGATTAGTCATATAAAAATAGTTATAGGCTCTTAAAAACTTAGCTTCAGCAATCCATTCCTTGCTTTTAGCAGGAGTGAGTGTCGTGCTTCCACTAATACCTTCAATAACGTTATTGGCATTAAAAATGGTTTTGTAGAATTCTGTCCACATCGTACTTATAGATGAATCAGTATCTATAATCTCATTGGTAGTATAAACGCTGCTAAGTAATGTCTTTGGTATGAATTCGTCTGAAGTTTGTCCAAGAACAATATTTAAAGAATTATAGTAGCTTATCTTTACCATACTTTGGTAAATTCCGTTAACAGCTGCTTCTGCTGTAGGTTCTGAAGCATATACGGTTTGGGCAGATAATTGCTCTGAAGGAACATCAACTTCTAGTAAATTATCGCAGCTCGTTAATCCTATCAAAAGAAAAAACGAAAATATATAAGTGTGTTTTATAAAATTATTTTTCATGTTTTTAGGTTTAAAAGGTTAACTGAGTTCCAAAAGTTATGGTACGCATTGGAGGTAAAACTAAACCTGGAGATTCAGGATCAAATCCTTTATATTTAGTGAAGGTTACTAAATTTTGCCCTTGCAGGGATACACGCAGATTTTTAATTACTTTTTGCATGTTTTGATCTAAAGGAATGATATAAGAAGCACTTACGTTTTTAAGTTTGATGTAAGATGCATCTACTATAGTAGCATCTGAACCTAAGTAATTAAGATAGCTAGGCAGGTAATTAGAACTTAAGGTATTTCCCTGGGCTATATAATCATTGTATTCATCAGTCTGAAAATTAGCCAAACCATACGGATAACCGGGCTGTATTCCTATTGAAGTCATTAAAGTTCTTCCGGTTTGTTTTACAAATTGGAATAGAAAATCAAAAGAAAATGATTTATAACTGATTGAATTTGATATTCCTCCGTAATATTTTGGGGTTGTTGCTCCTAAATATTGTCTGTCTCCCGCACCGGTAGCCGCTAGTCCTGTACTAATTTTTCCATCTCCATTAGCATCTTCAAATTGAGGAATTCCATTTTGTATACCAGTATACTTGTATATATACATACTGTTTAATGGTTTTCCAGCAACATATTGGCTATAATAAGAAGTATATTCTATGCCTGGAAATGCTAGTAACTTATTGGAATTGGTTGAAATATTAAATGAGCTGCTCCAATTTAGGTTTTTAGTATTAACATTGTTTGTAGTAAGCGTAAATTCCCATCCTTTATTTTCAACTTTTGCTCCCATATTTTCAGCGTAAGAAGTAAATCCAGACTGAGCACTTATTGGGTAGCCAACTAATTGATTGCCGGTTATATTTCTGTAGAAAGCTGCGGTAAATGAAATTTTATCGTCTAAGAAATTTAAATCCACTGCCGTCTCAAATTTTTTCGACACTTGCCATTGATAATTAGGATTCGCTAGTCTTGTCGCTGACAAAGAAGCATTACCGTTTCCATAGGTGGCAGCACTAAAGGTATCTAAAAATCCATAATTGAGAGTACCATCACTGCCCACTTCTCCATAACTGGTACGAAGTTTACCAAAGCTTAACCATGTATCCTTTTTTATGAAATCTTCTTCAGAAAATACCCAGGCGGCAGCTACAGAACCAAAATTTCCGTACTTATTATTAGGTCCAAACTTTGAAGAACCATCTCTTCTAAAATTTGCATTCAAAATATATTTACTTGCTATGTTATAATTCAAGCGGCTAAACATTGATACATATTTATATTCTAAAGAACCATTATTAGAAGTTACTGTTGCAGCTGTACCCGTAAACCCGATAAGATTATCAGAACTATAACCAGATGTGGATACATATGAAGGCATTTCTGATTTACTGTCTTGGTATGACATCCCAGCCAAAGCAGTCAGGTTTCCTTTCCATAAAGAAGTTACATAATTCAATTGTGGGTCGATAGTAAAATTACTGGCATTATTGTTCGAAACTGTATAAGAACGTAAGGTGTTAAGGCTGAGTTTATTCAGGTTGTAATAAGCATAATTACTTGCAGTAGCTGGCAATGTCTGTTTTGAAAGCATTTCGGTAAAACCATATCCAAAATCTGTTTTAAAAGACAATCCTTTTGCTATTTTGTAATTAATATTAAAACTGGTAATTAAATTACTTCCTTTGTCTTCTACCCTTTTACCTAAAGCTGCTAATGGATTAATGTCACTAAAATAAGTAGCAGCCCAGTAAAAAGTGCCGTCTGCATTATAAATGGGGTGATTTGGTGCAGTTGTAATAGCATAATTAGTAATGTCGAAAAAAGGAAGCTTGTTTTTATCAGTAGCAAACATAACTGTAGCTTCTAATTTTAATTTTTTATTTAGAGTAGTATGATTAATATTAAAGTTGGTAGAGAATTTGTTGTATCCAAAATCATTCGGTAAAACAGTAGTTTCTTTATGATAAGCACCGCTTAACAGAAAGTTAGTTGTTTCATTTCCCCCTTTTAAACTTGCAGAGAAATCATTAAAATTAGCAGTTCCTCCTATTAACTCATCTTGCCAGTTTATCTGAGCATTTGGATCCCAATCTGTCAAAGCAATACCCGTACTGGAATTACTTGGATTCGCTTTAGCATTTGTCAAAGCTGTTTGCAGCATATTACGATAAGCAGCTGTATCTAATGTTTTTACTCTATTAGCTACTTCTGAAATTCCAGAATTAGTATTGATGGTAAATTCTGTCTTGCCTGATGATCCTTTTTTGGTAGTGATGAGCACTACACCATTTGCACCTCTTGAACCATAGATTGCTGTTGCATCAGCGTCTTTAAGGATTTCGATACTTGCAATATCATTTGGATTCAGGATGTTTAATGGACTGGTATTTTTTTGAGCACCTTTAATGACATAATTTTTTATCTCTTGTGCCTGCCCCTTAAGATCACTTCCAATATATGGAATACCATCAATTATATAAAGAGGTATGTTGTAATCGTCAACTGAGTTTCTCCCACGGATACTAATATTGATATCACTGCCGGCATAACCAGAAGTTTGTGTTACAAATACTCCAGGAGCTCTTCCTTGCAAGGTTTGGAGGATATTTGTAACTGGTTGTTTTTTAATATCTTCTGAGGTTATCTTTACTACGGAACCTGTTGAAGATCTCTTAGTGGTAGTACCATAACCTATAACTACAACTTCATCTAATTTGGATAAATCGGATGTCATTTTAATTGTGAGCTTTGTTTGGTCTTCAATTGCAATTTCACGTGTTTTGTATCCTACGTACGACACTTTTATGGTAACCTTTCCATCTGGAATTTCAAATGAAAATTGTCCGTCGTAGTCACTTATTTCAACAAGATTGGTACCAGGAATGGAAAGTGTAACTCCCGATAGAGGCATTCCGGCTTGATCGGTTATTATCCCTGTTAAGATTCGATTTACTTTTGCTGGTTTACTTTCGTTTTCTTTTTTGTAAATGACTATACTTTTATCTACTTGTTTATAGACTAAATTGCTGCCTTGAAAAACAGTATTCAAAATATCACTGACACTTCTGGAGCCTCTTGGTGTTGTTACTTTTGGAAAATCTTTTATAGTTTGTGGCTGATAAGCAAAAAGTAATCCTGTTTTACTTTCTATTTTTTTAAATAAAGTTTTAATATCTTGATTATGAAGTTCGATATCAACAGATATAGATTCTAAGTTCTGACCGTTCATTTCGGTTGCAAGGATCATATGAGTACCGCAGGTCAGTAAGAAAATGTGGAAGAGGCTGATTCGCATGATCATAATTGTTTTTTTTGATAAATGAAATAAAGAGGATTTCTTTTCCTTATCAAACATGGTTGTTTTACAGCGTAATTTCATAAATTTGCTTGTTTTTTAATGGTTACTGGATTAATTGTTAAAAATCTCGGCCATCTGGTGTAGGAGCTGGATGGCTTTTTTAATTTAGTCTTCGTTAATTGTTTCTGTTTTTTAAAGGTTAATATTTAATTTTAAAAGCGTTCTAAGTAGGAGGTTAGTCAGCTTTTTTTCTCTTCTGTTTTTTATTCGCAGCCTTTTCCGTCCATAATAATGGAACCATTTTTATTGTAATGATATTCTGTTTCTATAACACTGCAGATTACTTTTAAAACATGATCTAAATTTTCTTCGTTCAAGAAACTCGCTGTAATTCGGCAGTTCTTAATTTTTTCATTCTGAATTAAAATCGAAACTTTATATTTTTGAGAAATTAAAGAAATCGCTTCGGTCATGTTTATATCATCCAGAATCAGGTAATTACTTTTCCATTCAGTTACAGCTGCAGCATTAATATTATTCTGCTCAAAATTAAAAGTCCTTTTGTTAACTTTAATCTGCTGATTAGGAGTAATCACACCATATATTTTTTTTGTATCTCCT of Flavobacterium marginilacus contains these proteins:
- a CDS encoding ABC transporter ATP-binding protein, whose protein sequence is METTTIVRVEDLSHQYSKDWAIQNISFEIKENKILGLLGSNGAGKSTTMNILCGVLNQTHGNIFIDGINLKENPVEAKKLIGFLPQTPPLHLDLTVNEYLIHCAELRHVKKEDLKDALEKAKEQCGISHFSNRLIRNLSGGYRQRVGIAQAIIHEPKLVVLDEPTNGLDPNQILEVRKLIKKISKDKAVIFSSHILSEVQATCQEIRMIENGHMVFADSLEAFNNYIEADKLTASFENPPAINALTDIPEVTQAVYLSSKKVQITFTGTQEVAEKIISLSVSNNWKLREIQFEKISLDEIFAQLSKKAPSKNAILLKKQTNENNI
- a CDS encoding phospholipase A; protein product: MKNYSKKIAPLLILFLVLSSSLWGQSSSIFKKQDSYQTLSKMWELEPDSTSETFLFTAYKPIYIMPFRFSSHRREVPFEVAPDDIPAAEEVQLQNVEAAMQFSFKTKLAQRIFGEGALWLGYTQKSYWQVYNVEYSRPFRETNYEPEIIFNYPVTINFLKLKMLGFGFNHQSNGREGHKFTRSWNRFILQSGFEDKNWSLLIRTWFAMETNENPDVENYMGRADAAFNYRLKKHLLTLKAQHSLRFGDNNHGSIEFDWAFPIYGNLKGYGQFFHGYGDAMIDYNQIHTIAGIGIVFAGTL
- a CDS encoding M16 family metallopeptidase, which codes for MNKKNILFGILLLSFHGAFSQFKTTIPLNKNVTTGQLKNGLTYYILHNKEPKDRASFYFVQNVGAILEDDNQNGLAHFLEHMAFNGTEHFKGKGIIKMLEKNGVSFGKDINAYTAQDETVYNISNVPVTNETLIDSTLWVLHDWSGSLSLTDAEIDAERGVIREEWRTRRTSGFRLKSQTDQVLYKGSKYSKRDVIGDLNIINNFKYAELRNYYKKWYRPDLQAVIVVGDIDVKVLEQKVKTIFSGIPLSKKAAVRTYTEIPKHDELYFVTAADKEASSTSITLQYIQDEPLIKDSIVTRKNVMNSLYTSILNNRFKELLLKNQGSSLNLKTYFGPISRLNTSFNITALSKKGKVLEAFEEAYTEAERLRRFGAVQAELDQTKKLFISSYDDFLSNKDKVDNDSWADKLTNYFLKAKPSLSPEDDYKLVVGIIKSMTLEELNAYAKTIQKPTNQVVLVTGSDQDKNDFPTKEAVENVMKKTESMTLVPYTKKENNTPLIEKELKPAAIKKTFDAAGIKDAKGYVLENDAKVIVLPTTYSQDQIVFSAFSKGGKSLVKTEDLASAEIAATLARSSGLGNFDNIGLKEKLTGKVAQSAPFIGENTQGFQGSSNKADFETMLQLLYLSFEAPRFDANIFNILKEQYKNRLETIKKDNGSAFKDAVDLANSNNNPRTFLFNDKFLETIDLKKAENIYRDRFKNTADFTFIFVGNIPESGLELIQKYIGNLKSNPALKENFADHHIEPKKGKTVVHFTRPMEVPKTTVYLNLTGKTEYSKENAMSMYIIGELLSKRFLQTIREEEGGSYGVNVGGTLEQIPTPTFSLALTFDCNPEKQEKLMEIIRKELNDLKTIPVNANDLEDIKKALLKNREESLKTNSFWNSTIYNNSLNQIPFLQDEEYKNLISKINQKTIQQFSKQVLDSSSSVEVIMNPEVNLESK
- a CDS encoding Gldg family protein yields the protein MKTIFRIAKTELNTMFYSPVAWVVLVIFSIQSSWKFFDLIERFEKSQKLGNGMDNLSQVVFSGFSGLYTEMQNYLYLYVPLLTMGLISREINSGSIKLLLSSPIKIKDIVLGKYLAIAAYCFLFVSILGLQVIIAYFSIDNLDLKFAISGLIGLYLLVCTYAAIGLFMSCLTSYQVVAAISTLVVLAGLNFIGKLWQDIAFVKDITYFLSIAGRANEILEGLIISKDVFYFVLVSSLFIVLSIYKLQTGRDAQTTSKRVLKYTLLITIVLSLGYVTSRAPLTLYKDMSRTKSRTLTKNSLEIVEKIEGPVKITTYVNLLDLYYFMAMPASQNQDIASFEQYTRFLPQTQMEYVYYYDTSTNTALYAQNPGLNDKQLAEKMIETQGIKLDKLYSPAEIKKIIDLGPEQNRVVRTVEYNGKKTFLRMYDDLFKMPMEKEISAALKRLVVPAPKIVFSTGNMERSVDKTGDKNYKTGFNEITFRYSLINQGFDVSSVDINAQNIPDQTNILIIADPKTELSQGAIDRISKYIDQGKNLMILAEPETNSTLAAITDKLGITFTKQALVQESETNSPDYLVTEFQKNIDPNVIKFTPNPNNNPIPFLGSCGIKTIKNEGFKVTPLLKTNNQPAWESQTGITSVSPELKKQPSVTTIPLAAALTRNINGKLQKIIVAGDADFMGNAELGRGGSGTFQFVTDIFSWFSNYQFPIDTTRPENIDKKLTITANQVFICKIVFIGLFPLLIILSGAFILIRRNRR